A genome region from Maridesulfovibrio salexigens DSM 2638 includes the following:
- a CDS encoding substrate-binding periplasmic protein yields the protein MKKSLYLIFTYTTLVFSILSLLNKDIYADQITIGYIELPPYYYTNDRQRPEGILLHLTQKIMERAGCKCKYMSMPSKRILHTIKKGGSFASIGWFKTPEREEYAKFSLPIYENKPILVLLRRENRDQFLKYKTLEELLKKSKYKTGLIAGHSMGGYIDYLLQKHPKSFHALSGTTEQLVRMLHDKRIDFCLLAPVEIAKIIRQSPYKEDDFYLMSMADIIKGNTRHLIFSRDVSNDTISKINAAITEIKYETELSRYAD from the coding sequence ATGAAAAAAAGCCTTTATCTCATATTCACATATACTACTCTAGTTTTTTCCATTCTATCTCTATTAAATAAAGACATATATGCGGACCAAATAACAATTGGTTATATTGAACTTCCGCCATACTACTATACAAATGACAGACAAAGACCTGAGGGTATTTTATTACATCTCACGCAAAAAATTATGGAAAGAGCAGGATGTAAATGCAAATACATGAGTATGCCCTCCAAAAGAATACTACACACCATTAAAAAGGGAGGCTCATTTGCCTCTATAGGTTGGTTTAAAACACCAGAACGCGAAGAATATGCTAAGTTTTCGTTACCAATTTACGAAAATAAACCAATCCTTGTGCTTTTAAGACGTGAGAACCGTGATCAATTCTTAAAATATAAGACCCTGGAAGAACTACTGAAAAAAAGTAAATACAAAACCGGACTGATTGCAGGCCATTCTATGGGAGGATATATAGACTATTTACTTCAAAAACATCCAAAATCATTTCATGCCCTTTCCGGCACAACTGAGCAGCTTGTCAGAATGCTACATGACAAACGAATTGATTTCTGCCTGCTGGCTCCAGTGGAAATCGCTAAAATAATCAGGCAATCCCCCTACAAAGAAGATGATTTTTACCTCATGTCTATGGCAGACATCATAAAAGGAAACACCCGCCACCTGATCTTCTCAAGAGATGTTTCAAACGACACCATCAGTAAAATCAATGCAGCAATCACTGAAATCAAATATGAGACTGAACTTAGCAGATATGCTGATTAA